One Oncorhynchus clarkii lewisi isolate Uvic-CL-2024 unplaced genomic scaffold, UVic_Ocla_1.0 unplaced_contig_3122_pilon_pilon, whole genome shotgun sequence DNA segment encodes these proteins:
- the LOC139399170 gene encoding transmembrane protein 245-like: MCDSGIKDPGNERFFFRLWWNWVGSAGGTQTEADSLKMADEEDSGPEAEPAPSSPAETPSSARPHYVSFSESVQPAVGMMSQLLSQPSSLKFDKNIKQAFYNTGAMIFVAICCGAAVLVFFILEAFLRPLLWAVLCGTFLHPFKHSLARLGRSWLNGLQDTGTPILLGTLLVPVWCFNHGVDFLGGLVLERLTMLLVIGAGAPLIYFFYLFWSVIGMQVIIGHVCGVIGSALDCFHYVWVMTVVLGYVLAVACKWSPGTERYLRTMSVPVWTILLFYLVSLTGSWRVPVFVIMVTLLIVGSQEKPPIPGNSGELSGQVLSFAANTIYMAISCSNLHLGPERDTSTSSVSADGVDSVGPGPSGPPSVFPFPRQARPELGGLFQKEKGSQRASDIYFVLLAWAFVLVQVWLNLWMLQLLPIPVAVWVLKKLVVHFGLKRFAEKTLSSWWVGLEKFGRERQDAIMPGPIKGLVQFLLRVDTK, from the exons ATGTGTGATAGCGGTATCAAAGATCCTGGAAACGAACGCTTCTTCTTCCGTCTGTGGTGGAATTGGGTGGGATCCGCAGGAGGAACGCAGACCGAGGCGGATTCATTGAAGATGGCAGACGAGGAGGACTCGGGGCCGGAGGCAGAGCCGGCTCCTTCCTCTCCCGCGGAAACCCCTAGTTCTGCCCGGCCTCACTACGTCTCGTTCTCCGAGAGCGTCCAGCCAGCGGTGGGCATGATGAGCCAGCTACTCAGCCAGCCTTCCTCCCTCAAATTCGACAAGAACATCAAACAGGCCTTCTACAACACAGGAGCGATGATTTTCGTGGCTATCTGTTGTGGAGCGGCTGTGCTAGTCTTCTTTATCCTGGAAGCCTTTCTGAGACCACTGCTCTGGGCCGTTCTCTGCGGGACCTTCCTACACCCATTTAAACACTCCCTAGCCCGGCTGGGACGCTCCTGGCTCAACGGCCTGCAGGACACCGGGACGCCGATACTCCTGGGGACGCTGCTGGTCCCGGTGTGGTGTTTCAACCACGGGGTGGATTTCCTGGggggtctggtgttggagaggctCACGATGCTGCTGGTGATCGGGGCAGGCGCGCCACTCATTTACTTCTTTTACCTGTTCTGGAGCGTCATTGGCATGCAGGTGATCATCGGGCACGTGTGTGGCGTCATCGGGAGCGCGCTGGACTGCTTCCACTATGTGTGG gTGATGACAGTGGTGTTGGGGTATGTGCTGGCTGTAGCTTGCAAATGGAGCCCCGGTACAGAGAGATACCTGAGAACTATGTCTGTACCTGTCTGGACCATACTACTCTTCTACCTGG TGTCTCTGACTGGCTCGTGGAGAGTTCCTGTGTTTGTAATCATGGTCACGCTCCTCATCGTGGGCTCTCAAGAGAAACCACCTATCCCTGGAAACTCGGGTGAGCTGTCAGGACAGGTATTGTCGTTCGCTGCTAACACCATCTACATGGCCATCTCCTGCAGTAACCTCCACTTGGGCCCCGAGAGAGATACCAGCACCAGTAGTGTCTCCGCAG atggGGTGGACTCTGTGGGCCCTGGCCCTTCCGGTCCCCCCTCTGTCTTCCCGTTCCCCCGTCAGGCCCGTCCTGAGCTGGGGGGTCTCTTCCAGAAGGAGAAGGGGTCCCAAAGAGCCAGTGATATCTACTTTGTCCTGCTGGCCTGGGCTTTTGTACTGGTCCAAGTCTGGCTCAATCTCTGGATGCTACAACTACTGCCTATCCCAGTGGCTG tgtggGTGTTGAAGAAGCTGGTGGTACATTTTGGTCTGAAGCGATTCGCTGAGAAGACTCTGTCGTCATGGTGGGTAGGACTGGAGAAGTTTGGCCGTGAGCGACAGGACGCCATCATGCCTGGACCAATCAAAGGACTCGTTCAGTTCCTGCTACGCGTTGACACCAAG